DNA sequence from the Cellulophaga sp. HaHaR_3_176 genome:
GTTGCGTTGCCCTTGGCATGGTTGGGATTTTGATCCTTGTTCAGGTATGCCACCTGGCGGTTTTGATGATGGCGTTACAACCTTTGAAGTAAAAGAAGAAGGTGGTGAAATTTTTGTAGGTATCCCTGAAGAAGAAAAACACCAAGATACTATTTCAGATGTGATGATGCAGACTATGGTAAATTGGGGTGTAGATACTGGTTTTGGTATGGTTGGTCATTCTAACCTTGCAGTTGCCGATGCTATGATGCGATTAGAACAACAAGATGCGTTTCAGTTTTTTGGTATCCGACATGAAGGAGCAGCAGCATTTGCTGCTTCTGCTTATGGTAAATTAATGGGAAAACCGGCCGTTTGTTTTGGTATTGCAGGTCCTGGCTCTACCAATATGTTTACAGGTATGTGGGATGCAAAAGTAGATCGCTCTCCAATGTTAGTATTATCGGGTCAGGTGAATACACAAGTTATGGGTACCGGAGCTTTTCAAGAAGTAGACTTAGTGGGTGCGTTCCAAACCGTAGCGAACTTTAACCATAGCGTACAAGAAAATTCAAAACATAGCGAGTTAATGAGTTTAGCTATAAAAAGTGCTTTATTAAATAGAGATGTATCTCATATTACCTTTCCTGATGAAGTTGCTTTTATGCAAAAACCAAAAGGTGAAGAAGCGCAAACACCAGAAGGAAGAATTACACCTATGAATATTTCGCCACCAAGACAAATGGTTGCGAAAGCTGTAGGCATGTTAGAAAAATCTAAAATGCCTGCTATTATTGTAGGTCATGGGGCACGCTTTCATATGAAAGCCATTATTGCATTTGCTGAAAAATTAAACTGCCCAGTAATAACTACGTTTAAAGCAAAAGGACAAATTTCTGACCATCATGATTTAGGTTGTGGGGTTTTAGGAAGAAGCGGAACGCCAATCGCTTCATGGTTTATGAATGAAAGTGATTTACTACTGGTTTTTGGTGCTTCGTTTTCTAATCACACTGGTATTACACCAAAAAAACCAATCATTCAAGTAGATTATGATCCAGCAGCTTTAAGTAAGTTTCATAAAGTTGATGCTGCCCTTTGGGGAGAAATCTCTGAAACTTTATCTTTAATTGAAGAGCAAACGGAAGGCAAGTTAAACACGGTGGATATGCGTCCACAAATTGCAAAACGTTGGGCTATATGGAAAGAAGAGAAAGCGAGCAGGTTAAAAGATGAAAGTGATGTTGGGTTAAGTTCTATAGCTGTTTTTGAAGCGATGAATAAAATAGTTCCTGACAATGCTGTAATTGCTGTAGATGTAGGAAACAACACATATTCTTTTGGGCGTTATTTTGAACCAAAAAATCAATCTATTTTAATGTCTGGTTACTTAGGGTCTATAGGTTTTGCATTACCTGCAGCAATGGGAGCTTGGGCAGCACAAGGAAAAAATAGACCTATTTGGTCGGTTTCTGGTGATGGTGGTTTTGGTCAGTATTTAGGAGAAATGATGACTTTGGTAAAATATAATATGAACATCAAACACGTATTGCTAAACAATTCTGAAATTGGTAAAATTTCTAAAGAACAAAAAGCAGCAGAATTAGATGTTTGGAAAACATCTTTGCATAATGCAAATTTTGCTAAATATGCCACAAATTGTGGCGCATTAGGAATAAGAGTTACAAAAATTGAAGAACTACTACCCGCTTTAGAACAATTAAAAGCGCACAATGGCCC
Encoded proteins:
- a CDS encoding thiamine pyrophosphate-dependent enzyme, whose amino-acid sequence is MKKTTKWYSVLKDKKTLPEGRVQTVTAGHQGVCLTHYDGKFSALDNKCPHQGGPLGEGSIENGMLRCPWHGWDFDPCSGMPPGGFDDGVTTFEVKEEGGEIFVGIPEEEKHQDTISDVMMQTMVNWGVDTGFGMVGHSNLAVADAMMRLEQQDAFQFFGIRHEGAAAFAASAYGKLMGKPAVCFGIAGPGSTNMFTGMWDAKVDRSPMLVLSGQVNTQVMGTGAFQEVDLVGAFQTVANFNHSVQENSKHSELMSLAIKSALLNRDVSHITFPDEVAFMQKPKGEEAQTPEGRITPMNISPPRQMVAKAVGMLEKSKMPAIIVGHGARFHMKAIIAFAEKLNCPVITTFKAKGQISDHHDLGCGVLGRSGTPIASWFMNESDLLLVFGASFSNHTGITPKKPIIQVDYDPAALSKFHKVDAALWGEISETLSLIEEQTEGKLNTVDMRPQIAKRWAIWKEEKASRLKDESDVGLSSIAVFEAMNKIVPDNAVIAVDVGNNTYSFGRYFEPKNQSILMSGYLGSIGFALPAAMGAWAAQGKNRPIWSVSGDGGFGQYLGEMMTLVKYNMNIKHVLLNNSEIGKISKEQKAAELDVWKTSLHNANFAKYATNCGALGIRVTKIEELLPALEQLKAHNGPALLEIITDATLI